From Vitis vinifera cultivar Pinot Noir 40024 chromosome 14, ASM3070453v1, a single genomic window includes:
- the LOC100242230 gene encoding uncharacterized protein LOC100242230 produces the protein MKRRRTRITDLNDDVLTHIMCFVADSPDGSVDIAKTICVCKAFWKLSEDPIVLKSLAFDEDKLDDFTGSLWEPNGLLNRSAQAGNMKAREILIKDVNERLMATTVRARAIKVAEKTMSLMMRAFDTVVATRARVRAFESAIQDIVDMVDSVEVECKEIMEQMGRMGYAAGGPIIPVAPHAAYAAYAAYAAYVPDAPGAQDDPNAPDAQDAAGAPHAPVAENLLPREN, from the exons ATGAAGCGGAGGCGCACTAGAATCACTGATCTGAATGACGATGTCCTCACGCACATCATGTGCTTTGTTGCTGATTCACCCGATGGATCTGTGGATATTGCAAAAACTATCTGTGT ATGTAAAGCGTTTTGGAAGCTTTCTGAGGACCCAATCGTCCTAAAATCATTAGCTTTTGATGAAGATAAGCTTGATGATTTTACTGGATCATTGTGGGAGCCGAACGGCTTGTTGAACCGAAGCGCACAGGCTGGAAACATGAAAGCTCGGGAGATCCTAATTAAG GATGTGAATGAAAGGCTGATGGCGACGACTGTGAGGGCAAGAGCTATAAAAGTTGCTgagaaa ACTATGTCACTGATGATGAGGGCCTTTGATACTGTTGTGGCTACGAGGGCAAGAGTGAGGGCGTTTGAATCAGCCATCCAG GACATTGTGGACATGGTCGATTCTGTAGAGGTTGAATGCAAAGAAATAATGGAGCAAATGGGGCGAATGGGGTACGCTGCAGGTGGCCCCATTATTCCAGTTGCTCCTCATGCTGCCTATGCTGCTTATGCTGCCTATGCTGCTTATGTTCCCGATGCTCCAGGTGCTCAAGATGATCCAAATGCCCCAGATGCTCAAGATGCTGCCGGAGCTCCCCATGCTCCAGTTGCTGAGAACCTTCTCCCCAGGGAGAACTAA
- the LOC100264508 gene encoding vesicle transport v-SNARE 13, with translation MGEVFDGYERQYCELSANLSKKCTTASLLDGEQKRQQISEIKAGLDEADSLIRKMDLEARGLQPNVKAVLLAKLREYKSDLNNLKSEVKRIASANSNQAARDDLLESGMADAMSVSANQRARLMMSTDRLNQSSDRIKESKRTMLETEELGVSILQDLHQQRQSLLHANDTLHGVDDNVSRSKKILTNMSRRMSRNKCIIGSIIAVLVVVIALILYFKLSK, from the exons ATGGGTGAGGTATTTGATGGATACGAGCGCCAGTACTGTGAGCTTTCAGCCAATTTGTCCAAGAAGTGTACGACAGCTAGTCTTCTGGATGGAG AGCAGAAGAGGCAACAAATTTCTGAAATAAAAGCCGGATTGGATGAAGCAGACTCTCTG ATACGGAAAATGGACCTTGAGGCTAGAGGTCTGCAGCCGAATGTAAAGGCTGTACTTCTTGCTAAGCTAAGGGAATACAAATCTGATCTGAACAATTTGAAAAGTGAGGTTAAAAGAATTGCATCAGCTAACTCAAATCAGGCTGCCCGAGATGACTTATTAGAATCAGGAATGGCTGATGCAATGTCG GTATCGGCTAATCAAAGAGCACGATTGATGATGTCAACAGACAGATTAAATCAGTCCAGTGATAGAATTAAGGAAAGTAAAAGAACCATGCTGGAGACAGAAGAGCTTGGTGTTTCAATTCTTCAAGATTTGCATCAACAACGACAATCGCTCTTACATGCCAATGACACG CTGCATGGAGTAGATGACAACGTTAGCAGAAGTAAGAAAATTTTGACCAACATGTCAAGGAGGATGAGCAGGAACAAGTGTATTATCGGCTCCATAATTGCAGTCCTCGTTGTTGTCATTGCCTTGATCTTGTACTTCAAACTCTCCAAATAG
- the LOC100261148 gene encoding CSC1-like protein HYP1 isoform X1 has product MILSALLTSVGINLGLCFLFFTLYSILRKQPGNIHVYAPRLVAEGKSQRTNHFNLDRLLPSAGWVTRAWQPSEEDLLSTSGLDAVVFMRIFIFSLRVFTFAGIIGVFILLPINYLGNQLSIDFSDLPNKSLDSFSISNVDNGSNRLWIHFSAAYVFTGVVCYLLYFEYSYISSKRIAWFYHSKPQPHQFTILVSGIPVSSGSRVGESVESFFTKYHPSTYLSHTVVRRTNKLQKVIDDAEKLYRTLGHLKSKRHTQQRFRRDGFLGLSGRRVDLLDQYEKKLEDLEDNLRMEQSSLAGEEVRAAFVSFKSRFGAAIALHIQQGIDPTEWVTERAPEPQDVYWPFFSASFLKRWICKLVFVVAYILLTVSFLIPVVIVQGLTHLDQLEVWFPFLRGVLTITFVSQVITGYLPSLILQLFLSLVPPIMIIFSSMQGYISFSKIQKSACTKMLWFTIWNIFFANVLSGSVLYQVNIILEPKEIPKILAEVVPAQASFFIAYVVTSGWTSLSSEIFRMFPLICSFVKQHFTGNDGEEFQVPSIPYHKEIPTILFFGLLGVTYFFLAPLILPFLLVYFCLAYIVYRNQLLNVFAPKYETGGKFWPIVHNSTIFSLVLMHIIAIGIFGLKKLPLASSLTIPLPVLTLLFNEFCRKRFLPIFRDYSAECLINKDREDQRDPTMVEFRDKLVTAYQDPALKPIQYSGSIGRLKSPLLHSAVA; this is encoded by the exons ATGATTCTTTCTGCTCTTTTAACTTCTGTTGGAATCAATCTTGgcctttgttttttatttttcactctaTATTCTATACTGAGGAAGCAGCCTGGTAACATCCATGTCTATGCACCACGCTTGGTTGCTGAAGGAAAATCTCAACGTACAAATCATTTCAATTTAGACAGATTATTACCTTCTGCTGGTTGGGTGACAAGAGCATGGCAGCCCTCTGAAGAAGATCTCTTGTCAACGTCAGGCTTGGATGCTGTGGTTTTTATGCGTATTTTCATCTTCAG TTTGAGAGTATTTACCTTTGCTGGAATTATTGGGGTTTTCATTCTTCTTCCAATTAATTATTTGGGGAATCAGCTAAGTATTGATTTTTCTGACTTGCCGAACAAATCCTTGGACTCTTTTAGTATTTCAAATGTCGACAATGGCTCAAACAG GTTATGGATTCACTTCTCTGCTGCATACGTTTTCACTGGAGTGGTCTGCTATCTTCTTTATTTT GAGTATAGCTATATATCATCAAAAAGGATCGCTTGGTTTTATCATTCCAAACCCCAGCCGCATCAGTTCACTATTTTAGTTAGTGGTATCCCTGTCTCATCTGGAAGCAGAGTTGGTGAAAGTGTTGAGAGTTTTTTCACCAAGTATCATCCTTCTACTTACCTTTCACATACAGTAGTCCGTCGAACAAACAAACTTCAGAAGGTCATT GACGATGCAGAAAAACTATATAGAACGCTTGGCCACTTAAAATCAAAAAGGCATACTCAACAAAGGTTCAGGCGTGATGGCTTTTTGGGACTCTCTGGACGCAGAGTTGATCTTTTAGATCAATATgaaaagaagttagaagatctAGAAGATAATCTGAGAATGGAGCAATCCTCATTGGCAGGAGAG GAAGTTCGGGCTGCCTTTGTATCTTTCAAGTCACGATTTGGTGCTGCAATAGCTTTGCACATCCAACAAGGGATTGATCCCACTGAGTGGGTCACTGAGCGAGCTCCTGAGCCACAGGATGTTTACTGGCCTTTCTTTTCAGCATCATTCTTAAAGAGGTGGATATGCAAGCTGGTGTTTGTTGTTGCATATATTCTTCTTACAGTTTCCTTCCTCATTCCAGTTGTAATAGTGCAAGGACTTACTCATTTGGATCAGTTGGAGGTCTGGTTTCCTTTTCTGAGGGGTGTACTGACTAT CACATTTGTCAGTCAAGTGATTACAGGATATCTTCCTAGTCTCATTCTTCAGTTGTTCTTATCTCTTGTGCCACCAATCATGATCATTTTTTCATCCATGCAAGGATACATTTCATTCAGTAAGATACAAAAAAGCGCATGCACCAAGATGCTGTGGTTTACCATATGGAACATTTTCTTTGCAAATGTACTATCAGGATCAGTTCTCTATCAGGTTAATATCATCCTCGAGCCCAAGGAAATTCCTAAGATACTAGCTGAAGTTGTTCCAGCACAg GCATCATTCTTCATTGCTTATGTTGTTACATCTGGATGGACCAGTCTATCTTCAGAGATATTTCGAATGTTTCCCCTCATTTGCAGTTTTGTAAAGCAACATTTTACAGGAAATGATGGTGAAGAATTCCAGGTTCCATCAATTCCTTATCACAAAGAAATTCCCACAATTCTCTTCTTTGGTCTTCTTGGTGTAACATACTTCTTCCTTGCTCCACTAATTCTTCCATTCCTCTTGGTTTATTTTTGTCTGGCGTATATCGTCTATCGAAACCAG CTACTCAATGTATTTGCACCCAAATATGAAACTGGTGGGAAGTTTTGGCCTATAGTGCACAATTCAACAATATTTTCCTTGGTCTTAATGCATATTATTGCAATTGGAATATTTGGACTGAAGAAGCTTCCTCTAGCATCTAGCTTAACTATTCCTCTTCCGGTTCTCACGCTTCTTTTTAATGAGTTCTGCCGGAAACGGTTCCTGCCTATATTCAGGGATTATTCTGCTGAG TGTTTGATAAATAAAGACAGAGAAGACCAGAGGGATCCTACAATGGTTGAATTTCGTGATAAATTAGTCACTGCATATCAAGATCCAGCTCTGAAGCCAATCCAATATTCTGGAAGCATTGGCCGTCTCAAATCTCCTCTTCTTCATTCTGCTGTTGCTTGA
- the LOC100261148 gene encoding CSC1-like protein HYP1 isoform X2: MILSALLTSVGINLGLCFLFFTLYSILRKQPGNIHVYAPRLVAEGKSQRTNHFNLDRLLPSAGWVTRAWQPSEEDLLSTSGLDAVVFMRIFIFSLRVFTFAGIIGVFILLPINYLGNQLSIDFSDLPNKSLDSFSISNVDNGSNRLWIHFSAAYVFTGVVCYLLYFEYSYISSKRIAWFYHSKPQPHQFTILVSGIPVSSGSRVGESVESFFTKYHPSTYLSHTVVRRTNKLQKVIDDAEKLYRTLGHLKSKRHTQQRFRRDGFLGLSGRRVDLLDQYEKKLEDLEDNLRMEQSSLAGEEVRAAFVSFKSRFGAAIALHIQQGIDPTEWVTERAPEPQDVYWPFFSASFLKRWICKLVFVVAYILLTVSFLIPVVIVQGLTHLDQLEVWFPFLRGVLTITFVSQVITGYLPSLILQLFLSLVPPIMIIFSSMQGYISFSKIQKSACTKMLWFTIWNIFFANVLSGSVLYQVNIILEPKEIPKILAEVVPAQASFFIAYVVTSGWTSLSSEIFRMFPLICSFVKQHFTGNDGEEFQLLNVFAPKYETGGKFWPIVHNSTIFSLVLMHIIAIGIFGLKKLPLASSLTIPLPVLTLLFNEFCRKRFLPIFRDYSAECLINKDREDQRDPTMVEFRDKLVTAYQDPALKPIQYSGSIGRLKSPLLHSAVA; this comes from the exons ATGATTCTTTCTGCTCTTTTAACTTCTGTTGGAATCAATCTTGgcctttgttttttatttttcactctaTATTCTATACTGAGGAAGCAGCCTGGTAACATCCATGTCTATGCACCACGCTTGGTTGCTGAAGGAAAATCTCAACGTACAAATCATTTCAATTTAGACAGATTATTACCTTCTGCTGGTTGGGTGACAAGAGCATGGCAGCCCTCTGAAGAAGATCTCTTGTCAACGTCAGGCTTGGATGCTGTGGTTTTTATGCGTATTTTCATCTTCAG TTTGAGAGTATTTACCTTTGCTGGAATTATTGGGGTTTTCATTCTTCTTCCAATTAATTATTTGGGGAATCAGCTAAGTATTGATTTTTCTGACTTGCCGAACAAATCCTTGGACTCTTTTAGTATTTCAAATGTCGACAATGGCTCAAACAG GTTATGGATTCACTTCTCTGCTGCATACGTTTTCACTGGAGTGGTCTGCTATCTTCTTTATTTT GAGTATAGCTATATATCATCAAAAAGGATCGCTTGGTTTTATCATTCCAAACCCCAGCCGCATCAGTTCACTATTTTAGTTAGTGGTATCCCTGTCTCATCTGGAAGCAGAGTTGGTGAAAGTGTTGAGAGTTTTTTCACCAAGTATCATCCTTCTACTTACCTTTCACATACAGTAGTCCGTCGAACAAACAAACTTCAGAAGGTCATT GACGATGCAGAAAAACTATATAGAACGCTTGGCCACTTAAAATCAAAAAGGCATACTCAACAAAGGTTCAGGCGTGATGGCTTTTTGGGACTCTCTGGACGCAGAGTTGATCTTTTAGATCAATATgaaaagaagttagaagatctAGAAGATAATCTGAGAATGGAGCAATCCTCATTGGCAGGAGAG GAAGTTCGGGCTGCCTTTGTATCTTTCAAGTCACGATTTGGTGCTGCAATAGCTTTGCACATCCAACAAGGGATTGATCCCACTGAGTGGGTCACTGAGCGAGCTCCTGAGCCACAGGATGTTTACTGGCCTTTCTTTTCAGCATCATTCTTAAAGAGGTGGATATGCAAGCTGGTGTTTGTTGTTGCATATATTCTTCTTACAGTTTCCTTCCTCATTCCAGTTGTAATAGTGCAAGGACTTACTCATTTGGATCAGTTGGAGGTCTGGTTTCCTTTTCTGAGGGGTGTACTGACTAT CACATTTGTCAGTCAAGTGATTACAGGATATCTTCCTAGTCTCATTCTTCAGTTGTTCTTATCTCTTGTGCCACCAATCATGATCATTTTTTCATCCATGCAAGGATACATTTCATTCAGTAAGATACAAAAAAGCGCATGCACCAAGATGCTGTGGTTTACCATATGGAACATTTTCTTTGCAAATGTACTATCAGGATCAGTTCTCTATCAGGTTAATATCATCCTCGAGCCCAAGGAAATTCCTAAGATACTAGCTGAAGTTGTTCCAGCACAg GCATCATTCTTCATTGCTTATGTTGTTACATCTGGATGGACCAGTCTATCTTCAGAGATATTTCGAATGTTTCCCCTCATTTGCAGTTTTGTAAAGCAACATTTTACAGGAAATGATGGTGAAGAATTCCAG CTACTCAATGTATTTGCACCCAAATATGAAACTGGTGGGAAGTTTTGGCCTATAGTGCACAATTCAACAATATTTTCCTTGGTCTTAATGCATATTATTGCAATTGGAATATTTGGACTGAAGAAGCTTCCTCTAGCATCTAGCTTAACTATTCCTCTTCCGGTTCTCACGCTTCTTTTTAATGAGTTCTGCCGGAAACGGTTCCTGCCTATATTCAGGGATTATTCTGCTGAG TGTTTGATAAATAAAGACAGAGAAGACCAGAGGGATCCTACAATGGTTGAATTTCGTGATAAATTAGTCACTGCATATCAAGATCCAGCTCTGAAGCCAATCCAATATTCTGGAAGCATTGGCCGTCTCAAATCTCCTCTTCTTCATTCTGCTGTTGCTTGA
- the LOC100259331 gene encoding ethylene-responsive transcription factor ERN1, whose protein sequence is MARKRKAGECVEEKIPSEGNMAWDEMVKEAAAAAALGGARRARKRFVGVRQRPSGRWVAEIKDTIQKIRVWLGTFDTAEEAARAYDEAACLLRGANTRTNFWPCSPSSSSTPALPSKITNLLLHRLKTRSNASASSASVPINHEQKQLEEYREEVTDFSDTQFTDFLNDPEDYVTCNNIIADASPSASEYMTISPDPSFTKESCGSKEPDLDCNWTDVVESSSGDGTFGGEGEEDGEEEGTDLGPLDFQFVDNIGSSCYYPAFEIAEEIVEPIEQENYSDEPSMLRAAMKRMVYERKFSASLYAFNGIPECLKLKLGSGNVNGKSGMSDQLTKLQDACNKNQEKDENKQVIGKQQEENPQTSTDVGSSSSSSSASSSSSNDGELSLWSSLDLPPICFVN, encoded by the coding sequence ATGGCTAGGAAGAGAAAGGCTGGTGAGTGTGTAGAAGAGAAAATTCCTAGTGAAGGGAACATGGCTTGGGATGAGATGGTGAAGGAAGCTGCTGCAGCAGCAGCTCTTGGAGGAGCTCGGCGAGCTAGGAAGAGATTTGTAGGAGTCCGTCAAAGGCCATCAGGGCGATGGGTGGCTGAGATTAAGGATACCATACAGAAGATAAGGGTGTGGCTGGGCACTTTTGACACAGCTGAGGAAGCGGCGAGGGCCTATGACGAGGCTGCTTGCTTGCTTCGCGGTGCAAATACTCGCACAAACTTCTGGCCTTGTTCTCCCTCGTCCTCTTCAACCCCAGCCCTTCCTTCAAAAATCACAAACCTCCTTCTCCATAGGCTCAAAACAAGAAGCAATGCTTCTGCTTCATCTGCTTCTGTGCCCATCAACCACGAACAAAAGCAACTAGAAGAATATAGGGAAGAAGTCACAGATTTTTCAGACACCCAATTCACTGATTTCCTCAATGATCCTGAGGATTATGTAACATGCAACAATATCATTGCTGATGCTAGTCCAAGTGCCAGCGAATACATGACCATAAGTCCTGACCCGAGTTTCACAAAGGAAAGTTGCGGAAGTAAAGAACCAGACTTGGATTGTAACTGGACTGATGTAGTAGAGTCTTCTAGTGGTGATGGTACTTTTGGTGgggaaggagaagaagatggGGAAGAAGAAGGCACTGACCTTGGCCCTTTGGATTTCCAGTTTGTAGACAACATTGGATCATCTTGTTACTATCCTGCTTTTGAGATCGCTGAAGAGATAGTGGAGCCCATAGAGCAAGAGAATTATAGCGAcgagccatcaatgctcagagCAGCCATGAAGAGGATGGTATATGAAAGGAAGTTCTCAGCTTCTCTTTATGCCTTCAATGGGATACCTGAGTGCTTAAAGTTGAAGCTGGGATCTGGAAATGTGAATGGGAAGTCAGGGATGTCTGATCAATTGACTAAACTCCAAGATGCATGTAACAAGAACCAAGAGAAGGACGAAAACAAGCAAGTGATAGGGAAGCAGCAGGAGGAAAACCCACAAACTTCAACTGATGTGggatcttcttcttcttcttcttccgccTCCTCTTCTTCGAGCAATGATGGAGAATTGTCACTTTGGAGCTCTCTTGATCTCCCACCCATCTGCTTTGTCAATTAG
- the LOC100261148 gene encoding CSC1-like protein HYP1 isoform X3 produces MILSALLTSVGINLGLCFLFFTLYSILRKQPGNIHVYAPRLVAEGKSQRTNHFNLDRLLPSAGWVTRAWQPSEEDLLSTSGLDAVVFMRIFIFSLRVFTFAGIIGVFILLPINYLGNQLSIDFSDLPNKSLDSFSISNVDNGSNRLWIHFSAAYVFTGVVCYLLYFEYSYISSKRIAWFYHSKPQPHQFTILVSGIPVSSGSRVGESVESFFTKYHPSTYLSHTVVRRTNKLQKVIEVRAAFVSFKSRFGAAIALHIQQGIDPTEWVTERAPEPQDVYWPFFSASFLKRWICKLVFVVAYILLTVSFLIPVVIVQGLTHLDQLEVWFPFLRGVLTITFVSQVITGYLPSLILQLFLSLVPPIMIIFSSMQGYISFSKIQKSACTKMLWFTIWNIFFANVLSGSVLYQVNIILEPKEIPKILAEVVPAQASFFIAYVVTSGWTSLSSEIFRMFPLICSFVKQHFTGNDGEEFQVPSIPYHKEIPTILFFGLLGVTYFFLAPLILPFLLVYFCLAYIVYRNQLLNVFAPKYETGGKFWPIVHNSTIFSLVLMHIIAIGIFGLKKLPLASSLTIPLPVLTLLFNEFCRKRFLPIFRDYSAECLINKDREDQRDPTMVEFRDKLVTAYQDPALKPIQYSGSIGRLKSPLLHSAVA; encoded by the exons ATGATTCTTTCTGCTCTTTTAACTTCTGTTGGAATCAATCTTGgcctttgttttttatttttcactctaTATTCTATACTGAGGAAGCAGCCTGGTAACATCCATGTCTATGCACCACGCTTGGTTGCTGAAGGAAAATCTCAACGTACAAATCATTTCAATTTAGACAGATTATTACCTTCTGCTGGTTGGGTGACAAGAGCATGGCAGCCCTCTGAAGAAGATCTCTTGTCAACGTCAGGCTTGGATGCTGTGGTTTTTATGCGTATTTTCATCTTCAG TTTGAGAGTATTTACCTTTGCTGGAATTATTGGGGTTTTCATTCTTCTTCCAATTAATTATTTGGGGAATCAGCTAAGTATTGATTTTTCTGACTTGCCGAACAAATCCTTGGACTCTTTTAGTATTTCAAATGTCGACAATGGCTCAAACAG GTTATGGATTCACTTCTCTGCTGCATACGTTTTCACTGGAGTGGTCTGCTATCTTCTTTATTTT GAGTATAGCTATATATCATCAAAAAGGATCGCTTGGTTTTATCATTCCAAACCCCAGCCGCATCAGTTCACTATTTTAGTTAGTGGTATCCCTGTCTCATCTGGAAGCAGAGTTGGTGAAAGTGTTGAGAGTTTTTTCACCAAGTATCATCCTTCTACTTACCTTTCACATACAGTAGTCCGTCGAACAAACAAACTTCAGAAGGTCATT GAAGTTCGGGCTGCCTTTGTATCTTTCAAGTCACGATTTGGTGCTGCAATAGCTTTGCACATCCAACAAGGGATTGATCCCACTGAGTGGGTCACTGAGCGAGCTCCTGAGCCACAGGATGTTTACTGGCCTTTCTTTTCAGCATCATTCTTAAAGAGGTGGATATGCAAGCTGGTGTTTGTTGTTGCATATATTCTTCTTACAGTTTCCTTCCTCATTCCAGTTGTAATAGTGCAAGGACTTACTCATTTGGATCAGTTGGAGGTCTGGTTTCCTTTTCTGAGGGGTGTACTGACTAT CACATTTGTCAGTCAAGTGATTACAGGATATCTTCCTAGTCTCATTCTTCAGTTGTTCTTATCTCTTGTGCCACCAATCATGATCATTTTTTCATCCATGCAAGGATACATTTCATTCAGTAAGATACAAAAAAGCGCATGCACCAAGATGCTGTGGTTTACCATATGGAACATTTTCTTTGCAAATGTACTATCAGGATCAGTTCTCTATCAGGTTAATATCATCCTCGAGCCCAAGGAAATTCCTAAGATACTAGCTGAAGTTGTTCCAGCACAg GCATCATTCTTCATTGCTTATGTTGTTACATCTGGATGGACCAGTCTATCTTCAGAGATATTTCGAATGTTTCCCCTCATTTGCAGTTTTGTAAAGCAACATTTTACAGGAAATGATGGTGAAGAATTCCAGGTTCCATCAATTCCTTATCACAAAGAAATTCCCACAATTCTCTTCTTTGGTCTTCTTGGTGTAACATACTTCTTCCTTGCTCCACTAATTCTTCCATTCCTCTTGGTTTATTTTTGTCTGGCGTATATCGTCTATCGAAACCAG CTACTCAATGTATTTGCACCCAAATATGAAACTGGTGGGAAGTTTTGGCCTATAGTGCACAATTCAACAATATTTTCCTTGGTCTTAATGCATATTATTGCAATTGGAATATTTGGACTGAAGAAGCTTCCTCTAGCATCTAGCTTAACTATTCCTCTTCCGGTTCTCACGCTTCTTTTTAATGAGTTCTGCCGGAAACGGTTCCTGCCTATATTCAGGGATTATTCTGCTGAG TGTTTGATAAATAAAGACAGAGAAGACCAGAGGGATCCTACAATGGTTGAATTTCGTGATAAATTAGTCACTGCATATCAAGATCCAGCTCTGAAGCCAATCCAATATTCTGGAAGCATTGGCCGTCTCAAATCTCCTCTTCTTCATTCTGCTGTTGCTTGA
- the LOC100261148 gene encoding CSC1-like protein HYP1 isoform X4 — protein MILSALLTSVGINLGLCFLFFTLYSILRKQPGNIHVYAPRLVAEGKSQRTNHFNLDRLLPSAGWVTRAWQPSEEDLLSTSGLDAVVFMRIFIFSLRVFTFAGIIGVFILLPINYLGNQLSIDFSDLPNKSLDSFSISNVDNGSNRLWIHFSAAYVFTGVVCYLLYFEYSYISSKRIAWFYHSKPQPHQFTILVSGIPVSSGSRVGESVESFFTKYHPSTYLSHTVVRRTNKLQKVIDDAEKLYRTLGHLKSKRHTQQRFRRDGFLGLSGRRVDLLDQYEKKLEDLEDNLRMEQSSLAGEEVRAAFVSFKSRFGAAIALHIQQGIDPTEWVTERAPEPQDVYWPFFSASFLKRWICKLVFVVAYILLTVSFLIPVVIVQGLTHLDQLEVWFPFLRGVLTITFVSQVITGYLPSLILQLFLSLVPPIMIIFSSMQGYISFSKIQKSACTKMLWFTIWNIFFANVLSGSVLYQVNIILEPKEIPKILAEVVPAQLLNVFAPKYETGGKFWPIVHNSTIFSLVLMHIIAIGIFGLKKLPLASSLTIPLPVLTLLFNEFCRKRFLPIFRDYSAECLINKDREDQRDPTMVEFRDKLVTAYQDPALKPIQYSGSIGRLKSPLLHSAVA, from the exons ATGATTCTTTCTGCTCTTTTAACTTCTGTTGGAATCAATCTTGgcctttgttttttatttttcactctaTATTCTATACTGAGGAAGCAGCCTGGTAACATCCATGTCTATGCACCACGCTTGGTTGCTGAAGGAAAATCTCAACGTACAAATCATTTCAATTTAGACAGATTATTACCTTCTGCTGGTTGGGTGACAAGAGCATGGCAGCCCTCTGAAGAAGATCTCTTGTCAACGTCAGGCTTGGATGCTGTGGTTTTTATGCGTATTTTCATCTTCAG TTTGAGAGTATTTACCTTTGCTGGAATTATTGGGGTTTTCATTCTTCTTCCAATTAATTATTTGGGGAATCAGCTAAGTATTGATTTTTCTGACTTGCCGAACAAATCCTTGGACTCTTTTAGTATTTCAAATGTCGACAATGGCTCAAACAG GTTATGGATTCACTTCTCTGCTGCATACGTTTTCACTGGAGTGGTCTGCTATCTTCTTTATTTT GAGTATAGCTATATATCATCAAAAAGGATCGCTTGGTTTTATCATTCCAAACCCCAGCCGCATCAGTTCACTATTTTAGTTAGTGGTATCCCTGTCTCATCTGGAAGCAGAGTTGGTGAAAGTGTTGAGAGTTTTTTCACCAAGTATCATCCTTCTACTTACCTTTCACATACAGTAGTCCGTCGAACAAACAAACTTCAGAAGGTCATT GACGATGCAGAAAAACTATATAGAACGCTTGGCCACTTAAAATCAAAAAGGCATACTCAACAAAGGTTCAGGCGTGATGGCTTTTTGGGACTCTCTGGACGCAGAGTTGATCTTTTAGATCAATATgaaaagaagttagaagatctAGAAGATAATCTGAGAATGGAGCAATCCTCATTGGCAGGAGAG GAAGTTCGGGCTGCCTTTGTATCTTTCAAGTCACGATTTGGTGCTGCAATAGCTTTGCACATCCAACAAGGGATTGATCCCACTGAGTGGGTCACTGAGCGAGCTCCTGAGCCACAGGATGTTTACTGGCCTTTCTTTTCAGCATCATTCTTAAAGAGGTGGATATGCAAGCTGGTGTTTGTTGTTGCATATATTCTTCTTACAGTTTCCTTCCTCATTCCAGTTGTAATAGTGCAAGGACTTACTCATTTGGATCAGTTGGAGGTCTGGTTTCCTTTTCTGAGGGGTGTACTGACTAT CACATTTGTCAGTCAAGTGATTACAGGATATCTTCCTAGTCTCATTCTTCAGTTGTTCTTATCTCTTGTGCCACCAATCATGATCATTTTTTCATCCATGCAAGGATACATTTCATTCAGTAAGATACAAAAAAGCGCATGCACCAAGATGCTGTGGTTTACCATATGGAACATTTTCTTTGCAAATGTACTATCAGGATCAGTTCTCTATCAGGTTAATATCATCCTCGAGCCCAAGGAAATTCCTAAGATACTAGCTGAAGTTGTTCCAGCACAg CTACTCAATGTATTTGCACCCAAATATGAAACTGGTGGGAAGTTTTGGCCTATAGTGCACAATTCAACAATATTTTCCTTGGTCTTAATGCATATTATTGCAATTGGAATATTTGGACTGAAGAAGCTTCCTCTAGCATCTAGCTTAACTATTCCTCTTCCGGTTCTCACGCTTCTTTTTAATGAGTTCTGCCGGAAACGGTTCCTGCCTATATTCAGGGATTATTCTGCTGAG TGTTTGATAAATAAAGACAGAGAAGACCAGAGGGATCCTACAATGGTTGAATTTCGTGATAAATTAGTCACTGCATATCAAGATCCAGCTCTGAAGCCAATCCAATATTCTGGAAGCATTGGCCGTCTCAAATCTCCTCTTCTTCATTCTGCTGTTGCTTGA